The genomic region TCTTCTTCAAACGATAGCATTACATTGGAGAGGGACCCTGCCCTCCCCAAACCCCTCCCGCCAAAGGAAACGAAGTTTCCTCTGGACTCCTGTTTGCCTATTGTGTCGCCACACTCCCGTCGCCCATCGCTTCGTTACTATGAAGTGCGCCAGCTAAAAAAGCGCTTAGCCCTCTAAGGAGGGCTCATTTTCGGCTTACGCCAAAAATACCTGCGCTTTCTTGTAAGAACTTAAAAAGTCATGATGACTTTTTTAGTGCTCCTGACTGGCGCCCTGCGCAAGCGAGTCCCGCCATCGGCGATTTTTGCTAATCCGCAAAAATCCTCTCCTCGGCGGGACAAAAGGATGCTTGGTTTTCTTCATTTTATTTCATTGCCATCGCTTCGATGGTGATGACTGGCAGCAAAGCGTAACAAGCATCAAACCTGCATTTGCAGATTTGGCGCTTGTTACGCTTTGTCGACTACATGGGGAGTCCAGAGGCGGACACCGCCTTTGGCGCGGGATTGTTAAGGGTGCGCGGAGCACCCTTAACCACTGGTCACTGACTTGCGGTGTGGGATGGATATTATGGTGGAGGCGTCGTCCCACGATATGTTGTGGAGGGTGTATCGTTTGTTGAGGGTGCTTAAGAGGCTTGTGAAGAAGGCGTTTTTGTTGGGGAGGAATTCTGACATTGTGCACAAGAAATCTTCGTGGTTTCTTCCAGCGCGATATTCTGGAGAACGTGGCGGATCACGAAGAAGGTTCATAAGCGTTGGATTGTAGCTCCATAAAAAAGAAGTGTGGTGAAGCCACCTTCCGCGACGGATATAATGTGCGTTGCCGGCGAATTTTTTGTCGCCGAAAACGTAGTCGCCTCCCCTTTCCGTAACGTCTTTATTGTCAAAGACATCGCCGTATAGATTTTTGCTCCACGACATGATGTTTTCCGGTATAGGATGTTCGACGCCAAGGAGATGTGTGTCGGCGATAAATGTTACGAAGAAAGTGTCCTCATCGACGGCGACGCTGCCACCACCGCTGAACCTCTTTATGATAGGAATGTTAAGCTTCTTTACGTCGTCGGTTTTGAACCATTTGTTCGCCTTTCCTGAGATGCCCATCACCATCGCTGGTGTGGTGCCTTTATTGACGATACACCACGTCCCTTTTCCTACACGAAGCAGTGCTTCTTCGAGGCGAAGCTGTTCTATTATGGGGGTGTTTTCTAGCGTTACGACGTTCATCGTTTCTGCGTTCTCGATGGTCTCTGAGGGGCTTTTTTGTGTATGTTCTTTTCTTGTCAACGTCATGTTTTTATTGTCTCTTTTTCACGATGTTATCGCACGCGTGCAAAAAAAACCAGTGCATTATTTTTTTTATTTTTACCTATAATCTTGTGTATCAGAAGCATAAATTCTTCGCAAAAAAAACCTTTGCGTGAAATTATTGTAAGCGTAGAATCCGAGGTAGATTTTAATGTTAGTTAGGTCTGCCGTTTGGGACCCCTAGGTATTAAGAACTCATCAACCAGTCTTAAAATGATTAAAGGATCATGACGCTAAAGATTTTTATTTAGAAAACCTTTAGGAAGCGGTCCATTTTAAAAAATCATGTTGATAGAGCGGTACCTAGGGCCCATCTGGCAGATTTTTTTTTGTAATACCAAGCACGAGTGAAAAACGTATAAATTAGCTTCAAGATTTTCGTCTAGAACGTCACGCGGAGATCGCGGCAAACATTTGTGTGTTAGCAAGATCGAGCGTGACATTTTAGGCGAAAAGATGAAGAAGAATTTATATGTTTTTTATTTGGGATTGGTATAATTCTTTTTCTGTGAGCCATCGTTCGTTAGTATCTGAAGCGTATGCGAACTCCTCCGAGACGCTATTTTCGGCGGTGTTTTTTGTTTTCAAGGAATTTTCATGCTGTCTTATAACGTAATATTCTGGGTGTTCGCTTGTGTTATGGGCGTCTTCGTTGCATACCATCACTTCGTGGATTTTCTCTCCTGGGCGTATCCCACAGATCTCTATAGGGATTTCTGGTGCTATCGCTTTTGCTAGGTCCACGACTTTCATGCTAGGGATTTTCGGTACGAAGATCTCGCCGCCTTCCATCTTCGTCAATGCCATCATGATGAATTTCGTTGCTTGTTCTAGTGTTATCCAGAAGCGCGTCATCCTTTCGTCGGTTACGGGTATCGTCGTCGCCCCTTTTTCTATCATCTTCTGCCACATAGGAACAATGCTTCCTCTGCTGCCGAGGACGTTACCGTATCGTACTACCGAGAAAATTGGGCGTTGCCGTTTCCCTGAGTAGACGTTAGCGGCGGTGAAGAGTTTATCGGAACATAGTTTCGTTGCGCCGTATAGGTTTGCGGGGTTTACGGCTTTATCGGTTGACAGTGCTATAACTTTTTCGACGTCGCGTTCTACTGCAGCGTCTATAACGTTCATTGCTCCCATGACGTTAGTTTTAACACATTCGCAGGGGTTATATTCTGCCGTAGGAATTTGCTTAAGCGCTGCTGCGTGGACGACGATATCGACGTCACGGAAAGCCATAAGTAGACGATCTTTGTCTCTGACATCACCGATGAAGTATCGTATTTTCTCGCTGTTGAAGATATGGTCGCTATTGCGCATCTCCCACTGTTTACATTCGTCTCTGCTAAAGACTATAACTTTTTCCGGGTTATGTTTTTCTAGAAGCATACGGACGAAAGCCCTTCCGAAGCTTCCTGTCCCCCCTGTTACCAGAATGACCTTACTATCTATCGAAGAAGGCTTTATAGCCATAATACACTCCATTGTTATATTACAATACTATATCATCACTCATAATTACTATATACACATTTTGACAAACATGCTATAGTTTCGTTTTTCCTGTAGAATCTCAAAAAAAGATATTATATGGCTAAGAAATATGACGAATCCACAGTAGTATCGCTCGATGCTTTACAGCATATACGCATACGCTCTGGCATGTATATTGGGCGTCTTGGCGACGGTTCCAACCCTGACGATGGTATATATGTCCTCCTTAAGGAAGTCATTGACAACAGCGTAGACGAATTTATCATGGGTCATGGTGATGTTGTTGACATAACAATCGACAAAGAATCGTGCAGTGTATCGATCCGCGACTATGGTCGTGGCATTCCTCTTGGCAAGGTCATCGACTGTGTCAGCAAGATCAACACGGGAGCGAAATACAACGACGATGTTTTCCAATTTTCTGTTGGATTGAATGGTGTAGGCACCAAGGCAGTAAATGCTCTTTCTAGTTATTTCATGGTACGAAGTCACCGTGACGGCAAATATACCGAGGCATCTTTCGAGCAGGGAATTATTAAGAAGAAAAAGAAAGGCTCCACTAAAGAGCCCAATGGCACATATGTCGAGTTCGTCCCCGACCCTGCGATTTTCGACTCCTATGAGTTTCAGGACGAATACGTTATGAAACGCCTATGGAATTATGCGTATCTTAATACTGGCTTGACTTTAGACTACAATGGCGAGAAAATCTCTTCCGACGGCGGTCTTCTCGATCTTTTGAATGCAGAAGTTTCTGAAGACAGCCTTTACGAGCCTTTACACTATAAGGGCAAGGGTTTGGAGTTTGCTTTCCTACATGCGCACAGTTATGGCGAAACATATTTTTCTTTCGTCAACGGACAATATACTGCTGATGGCGGCACGCATCTTTCTGCTTTCCGCGAAGGCATTCTCAAGGGTCTCAATGCTTATGCTGACAAGAATTTCCAGGGTGTCGATGTCCGCGAAGGCATCGTCGGTGCCGTCCTTGTTAAAGTGAAAGATCCTGTTTTCGAATCGCAGACAAAGAACAAGCTAGGGAACACGGACATCAGAGCTTCTATTGTCCAGCATGTCAAGGATGCCGTCATTGATCTGTTGTACAAGAACGCTGAAACGTCGTCTAAGATCATCGAGCGTATAGCTTTCAACGAGAAGCTCCGCCGCGAGCTGTCTTCTGTTAAGAAGATCGCCAAGGAGAAGCAGAAGAAGATATCGTATAAGATTCCTAAGCTTCGCGACTGCAAGTTTCATTTCTCTGACAACACTCCTGATGGCGAGAACAGTATGATCTTCCTTACCGAGGGCGACTCTGCCAGTGCTTCGATATTATCTTCGCGGAATCCTCTTACGCAGGCGGTTTTTTCTTTGAGGGGCAAGCCTTTGAATGTCTTCGGCCTCAAGCGCGATCAGCTATATAAGAACGAAGAGATGTTCAACCTTATGAATGCTCTAAATATTGAAGACGACATTGAGAACCTGCGTTATAATAAGATAATATTAGCTACCGATGCTGATGTCGACGGCATGCATATCAGGAACCTTCTACTAACTTTTTTCATGGTATATTTCGAAGGCATTGCTCTCAACGGGCATTTATCGCTCCTTGAAA from Waddliaceae bacterium harbors:
- a CDS encoding lipoate--protein ligase family protein, with the protein product MTLTRKEHTQKSPSETIENAETMNVVTLENTPIIEQLRLEEALLRVGKGTWCIVNKGTTPAMVMGISGKANKWFKTDDVKKLNIPIIKRFSGGGSVAVDEDTFFVTFIADTHLLGVEHPIPENIMSWSKNLYGDVFDNKDVTERGGDYVFGDKKFAGNAHYIRRGRWLHHTSFLWSYNPTLMNLLRDPPRSPEYRAGRNHEDFLCTMSEFLPNKNAFFTSLLSTLNKRYTLHNISWDDASTIISIPHRKSVTSG
- a CDS encoding type IIA DNA topoisomerase subunit B, whose product is MAKKYDESTVVSLDALQHIRIRSGMYIGRLGDGSNPDDGIYVLLKEVIDNSVDEFIMGHGDVVDITIDKESCSVSIRDYGRGIPLGKVIDCVSKINTGAKYNDDVFQFSVGLNGVGTKAVNALSSYFMVRSHRDGKYTEASFEQGIIKKKKKGSTKEPNGTYVEFVPDPAIFDSYEFQDEYVMKRLWNYAYLNTGLTLDYNGEKISSDGGLLDLLNAEVSEDSLYEPLHYKGKGLEFAFLHAHSYGETYFSFVNGQYTADGGTHLSAFREGILKGLNAYADKNFQGVDVREGIVGAVLVKVKDPVFESQTKNKLGNTDIRASIVQHVKDAVIDLLYKNAETSSKIIERIAFNEKLRRELSSVKKIAKEKQKKISYKIPKLRDCKFHFSDNTPDGENSMIFLTEGDSASASILSSRNPLTQAVFSLRGKPLNVFGLKRDQLYKNEEMFNLMNALNIEDDIENLRYNKIILATDADVDGMHIRNLLLTFFMVYFEGIALNGHLSLLETPLFKVRNKKETIYCYSAKERDSALRKLKGSNIEVTRFKGLGEISPNEFKQFIGDNMRLKTVTVNAFSDIKPSLEFYMGKNTPKRKQFIIDNLISEEKELHALAKITSTTKK
- the pseB gene encoding UDP-N-acetylglucosamine 4,6-dehydratase (inverting), yielding MAIKPSSIDSKVILVTGGTGSFGRAFVRMLLEKHNPEKVIVFSRDECKQWEMRNSDHIFNSEKIRYFIGDVRDKDRLLMAFRDVDIVVHAAALKQIPTAEYNPCECVKTNVMGAMNVIDAAVERDVEKVIALSTDKAVNPANLYGATKLCSDKLFTAANVYSGKRQRPIFSVVRYGNVLGSRGSIVPMWQKMIEKGATTIPVTDERMTRFWITLEQATKFIMMALTKMEGGEIFVPKIPSMKVVDLAKAIAPEIPIEICGIRPGEKIHEVMVCNEDAHNTSEHPEYYVIRQHENSLKTKNTAENSVSEEFAYASDTNERWLTEKELYQSQIKNI